One part of the Prochlorococcus marinus str. MIT 9313 genome encodes these proteins:
- a CDS encoding RpoD/SigA family RNA polymerase sigma factor gives MAPLAVLSDVDLVRSYLRDIGRVPLLSHEQEITLGRQVQELMSLEQLESELEGQTGEPASRKELAKAAGLSELQLKKKLQSGRRAKERMVSANLRLVVSVAKKYTKRNMELLDLIQEGTIGLVRGVEKFDPTRGYKFSTYAYWWIRQGITRAIAEKSRTIRLPIHITEMLNKLKKGQRELSQEMGRTPTVSELAEFVELPEEEVKDLMCRARQPMSLEMKVGDGDETELLELLAGEEELPSEKVEVDCMKGDLRTLLEKLPELQGRVLRMRYGIDGGEPMNLTGIAKTLGMSRDRTRRLEREGLALMRTSSFELEAYMAV, from the coding sequence ATGGCTCCCTTGGCGGTGCTTTCAGATGTCGACCTGGTGCGTTCGTACCTGCGCGATATCGGTCGAGTGCCGCTGCTGAGCCATGAGCAGGAGATCACGCTGGGTCGTCAGGTGCAGGAGTTGATGTCTTTAGAGCAGCTTGAGTCTGAACTGGAAGGTCAAACAGGTGAGCCAGCGAGTCGTAAAGAGCTAGCGAAGGCAGCTGGCTTGAGTGAGTTGCAGCTCAAGAAGAAGTTGCAGAGCGGACGACGTGCGAAGGAGCGGATGGTGTCTGCGAACCTGCGCTTAGTGGTGAGTGTTGCCAAGAAGTACACCAAACGGAATATGGAGCTACTTGATTTGATCCAAGAGGGAACGATCGGCTTGGTGAGGGGAGTAGAGAAGTTCGACCCAACCCGTGGCTACAAGTTTTCGACCTATGCGTATTGGTGGATTCGTCAGGGGATCACGCGTGCGATTGCGGAGAAGAGCCGGACGATCCGTCTGCCGATCCATATCACGGAGATGCTGAACAAGCTCAAGAAAGGCCAGCGAGAATTAAGTCAGGAGATGGGGCGCACGCCAACAGTGAGCGAACTTGCAGAGTTTGTGGAGTTGCCCGAGGAGGAGGTGAAGGATCTGATGTGCCGTGCCCGTCAGCCGATGAGTTTGGAGATGAAGGTGGGAGATGGGGATGAAACGGAGTTGCTTGAGTTGCTTGCCGGGGAAGAGGAGTTACCGAGTGAGAAGGTGGAAGTGGATTGCATGAAAGGCGATTTACGTACCTTGCTAGAAAAGTTGCCCGAGCTGCAGGGTCGTGTGCTGCGGATGCGTTATGGAATCGACGGAGGGGAGCCGATGAACCTCACCGGGATTGCTAAGACTTTAGGAATGAGTCGCGATCGAACACGCCGTCTGGAGAGGGAAGGCTTGGCGTTGATGCGAACCTCTTCGTTTGAACTTGAGGCTTATATGGCGGTTTGA
- a CDS encoding pseudouridine synthase, giving the protein MKQQRLQKLIAASGLCSRRHAEQLLLQERVTLNGHLAKLGDKADPELDKISVDGRVLNSNTETRVLLFNKPAGVITSCHDPHGRVTVFSMLPDKLCKGLHPVGRLDADSRGALLITNQGELTLRLTHPRYAHDKTYQVLVEGKPSALVLSSWRHGVMLDGKTTLPAELELLQSHPSQSLLKVVLREGRNRQIRRVAEQLGHPVLDLQRTAIANVALNALPEGCWRALDEREWTPLLKITKPSMC; this is encoded by the coding sequence ATGAAGCAACAAAGACTACAAAAGCTAATTGCAGCGTCAGGACTCTGCTCCCGGCGCCATGCAGAGCAACTCCTCCTGCAAGAGCGGGTAACGTTGAATGGCCATCTTGCCAAACTTGGCGACAAGGCCGATCCAGAGCTTGACAAGATCTCTGTAGATGGGCGTGTGCTCAATTCCAACACCGAAACAAGAGTGTTGCTGTTCAACAAACCTGCGGGGGTTATCACTAGTTGTCATGATCCCCACGGGCGAGTGACTGTCTTCAGCATGCTGCCCGACAAACTATGCAAGGGTCTTCATCCTGTAGGCAGACTTGATGCCGATAGCCGAGGAGCTCTGCTAATCACCAACCAAGGAGAGCTCACGCTGCGATTGACCCATCCACGCTATGCACATGACAAGACTTACCAAGTCTTGGTGGAAGGTAAACCCTCAGCCCTAGTGCTCTCAAGCTGGCGACATGGCGTCATGCTTGATGGGAAAACAACCTTGCCCGCTGAACTAGAACTTTTGCAATCACACCCAAGCCAAAGCCTTTTGAAGGTTGTTCTAAGGGAAGGCCGCAACCGACAAATCCGTCGCGTAGCCGAACAACTAGGTCACCCCGTATTAGACCTTCAACGCACTGCGATTGCAAATGTTGCCCTAAACGCATTACCAGAAGGGTGCTGGCGAGCTCTTGACGAGAGAGAATGGACTCCCTTACTGAAAATCACCAAGCCCTCAATGTGTTGA
- a CDS encoding helix-turn-helix domain-containing protein yields the protein MRLNLPWQKSRSEVETRQDPQQIFQSSLLEAGRQLRERREQCGMSLRELAEETRITTPVLEAIERGWVKRLPEPAYLCSMLPLLEQHLELAPGSLNGAMPERNARNQTHSNRGLTRFTPGSIDVFTTWQGSVIYAVVMLSSLLALNHQQKHLAALNSQSLSPITVSLESLDDQHASKTANPTLDGLRPLKEARKRSPEQWLNATLIQHQAQDEMGLLEINLSQPRMLKINSAGKDLTNLREAQGTLTLQLRPPLLLEIKPPAAPEDSVIWKGQAHTPEPNHPGIYRLADAVSKPAADSSERPQTAPLSP from the coding sequence ATGCGACTAAACCTTCCATGGCAAAAATCAAGATCTGAAGTCGAAACCAGACAAGATCCACAACAGATATTCCAGAGCTCATTACTGGAAGCTGGTCGTCAACTCAGAGAGCGTCGCGAACAGTGTGGAATGAGCCTGCGTGAATTAGCTGAAGAAACACGAATCACTACCCCCGTTTTAGAAGCAATTGAACGGGGGTGGGTCAAACGACTCCCAGAGCCAGCCTATTTGTGCTCAATGCTGCCGCTGCTGGAGCAGCATCTTGAACTAGCCCCAGGCAGCCTCAACGGGGCCATGCCAGAACGCAATGCCAGGAACCAAACTCATTCCAACAGGGGCCTGACGCGATTCACCCCCGGCAGCATCGATGTCTTCACCACCTGGCAAGGGAGTGTGATTTATGCCGTGGTCATGCTCAGCAGCCTCTTGGCCCTCAATCACCAGCAAAAGCATCTTGCTGCACTCAACAGTCAATCACTCTCGCCAATCACAGTCAGCCTTGAGTCCCTTGATGATCAGCACGCAAGCAAGACAGCCAACCCCACCCTTGATGGCCTAAGACCCCTGAAAGAAGCACGAAAACGATCTCCAGAACAATGGCTCAACGCAACCCTTATCCAGCACCAAGCTCAGGATGAGATGGGTCTACTGGAGATCAATCTCAGTCAGCCACGTATGCTCAAAATCAACAGTGCTGGAAAAGATCTCACAAATCTCAGAGAAGCTCAGGGGACACTCACTCTTCAATTGAGGCCACCCCTCCTACTAGAAATCAAGCCTCCAGCTGCTCCTGAGGACAGCGTCATTTGGAAGGGCCAGGCGCATACTCCCGAACCCAATCATCCTGGGATTTACCGACTCGCAGATGCCGTCAGCAAACCGGCTGCCGATTCAAGCGAACGTCCCCAGACAGCTCCTCTCTCACCATAG
- the malQ gene encoding 4-alpha-glucanotransferase, translating into MVEGSSALVRTTGVLLHPTALPVSPVCGSFGAPSRAWLQSLARHDIGVWQLLPLAPPDATGSPYSSPSSFALNPWLLDADDLVDEDFLSASVLRELPGTVPIQEPCASVDFALADLRSQRLGIALREAWLEQARDQHLAFESWCGKQFWLEDHVLFMELRRQHQGLPWWEWPEGLAAHQRSALNAWKGHHQEALLEHRLLQWQLDRQWQALRHLAGELGVLLFGDLPFYVARDSADVWSHQGLFSILQGGELEIQSGVPPDYFSSTGQLWGTPVYRWWRHRLSGFHWWRSRFVRQWQQVDLLRLDHFRALASYWAVPGSDSTAEHGEWRSSPGAALLKRLRRDAGGSLPLIAEDLGVITPDVEELRDQFGLPGMKILQFAFDGNPSNPYLPENIQGHHWVVYTGTHDNPTTLGWWQQLDLDARERVADRLKGAVHAPGWQLLELGLATEACLVMTPVQDLLHLDDAARFNTPGTVEGNWCWRLSCFDSALDGALSGYGERGAVWGRSLESAAGLLTASASR; encoded by the coding sequence ATGGTTGAGGGCAGTTCAGCGTTAGTCCGCACGACCGGGGTGTTACTTCATCCCACAGCACTGCCTGTCAGTCCAGTTTGCGGCAGTTTCGGTGCCCCTTCAAGGGCTTGGTTGCAATCACTTGCTCGCCATGACATTGGTGTGTGGCAGTTGTTGCCTTTGGCTCCTCCTGATGCGACAGGGTCTCCCTACAGCTCCCCTTCAAGCTTTGCTCTAAACCCTTGGTTGCTTGATGCCGATGATCTTGTTGATGAGGATTTCCTGTCTGCATCCGTTCTGCGTGAGTTGCCAGGAACAGTTCCTATCCAGGAGCCTTGCGCCTCGGTTGATTTTGCTTTGGCTGACCTTCGCAGTCAGCGACTTGGCATTGCCTTAAGGGAGGCTTGGCTTGAGCAGGCTAGAGATCAGCATCTTGCCTTTGAGAGTTGGTGTGGCAAGCAGTTCTGGCTTGAGGACCATGTTTTATTTATGGAGCTCCGTCGTCAGCATCAAGGCCTTCCTTGGTGGGAATGGCCGGAAGGCTTGGCAGCTCATCAACGTAGTGCCCTCAATGCCTGGAAAGGTCATCATCAGGAGGCTCTGCTTGAACATCGTTTGCTGCAATGGCAGCTTGATCGGCAGTGGCAAGCACTGAGACATCTAGCAGGCGAGCTTGGCGTTTTGTTGTTTGGTGATCTGCCTTTCTATGTTGCGCGCGATAGCGCTGACGTCTGGAGTCATCAGGGCCTGTTTTCGATTCTTCAAGGCGGGGAGCTTGAGATCCAAAGTGGTGTTCCCCCTGATTATTTCTCCAGTACAGGACAACTCTGGGGCACGCCTGTTTATCGCTGGTGGCGGCATCGCTTGAGTGGATTCCATTGGTGGCGTAGCCGCTTTGTGCGTCAATGGCAACAGGTGGATCTTTTACGCCTCGACCATTTCAGGGCGCTTGCGTCTTATTGGGCAGTTCCTGGATCCGATTCGACAGCGGAGCACGGGGAGTGGCGGTCTTCTCCAGGGGCAGCTTTATTGAAGAGGCTAAGGCGTGATGCTGGTGGCAGCTTGCCACTGATTGCAGAAGATCTGGGAGTGATTACTCCTGATGTGGAAGAGCTACGAGACCAATTTGGTTTGCCTGGAATGAAAATTCTCCAGTTTGCTTTTGATGGCAATCCCAGTAATCCTTATCTACCTGAAAATATTCAGGGTCATCACTGGGTGGTTTATACAGGCACTCACGACAATCCAACGACGCTGGGTTGGTGGCAGCAGCTTGATCTCGACGCCCGTGAGCGGGTCGCAGATCGATTGAAGGGTGCAGTTCATGCCCCTGGTTGGCAGTTGTTGGAGCTAGGCCTAGCGACAGAGGCGTGTTTAGTGATGACCCCAGTGCAGGATTTGCTTCATTTAGATGATGCAGCTCGTTTCAACACCCCTGGCACTGTCGAGGGGAATTGGTGTTGGCGGTTGTCTTGCTTTGATTCAGCTCTTGATGGGGCTCTGAGCGGCTATGGTGAGAGAGGAGCTGTCTGGGGACGTTCGCTTGAATCGGCAGCCGGTTTGCTGACGGCATCTGCGAGTCGGTAA
- a CDS encoding LCP family protein, with protein sequence MPLSSTRLMPTQDSGKTPTPSSVGHWMGKYPGRTLLRLAATLGGLWLASTALGLLWPKPDQVAKGDPSVDKATSLAPLPKQPIIILLVGIDSDQLNDLTNQAAPMGSANADSLMLVKVAAKQPVEVLQLPIELAVTLPGSNGMQPLASSYGRGGIALTADVIAEILGLRKGQPHRFVVIPRKALRVLVDGLGDVEVNLNAPFKHQDNAQNYSVDLQAGRQRLNGGQVEQLVRYRAGPEEESGRRQRQQWILNGLSRQLRQPNTLAKLPKLLKEFSKEVQTDITPRELLSLTAAALSNNQFPIISELPLAPRAGEQTLRQLKASHPMPLWPQGN encoded by the coding sequence ATGCCGCTGTCCTCAACACGGTTGATGCCTACACAAGATTCAGGCAAAACGCCAACGCCATCAAGCGTGGGTCACTGGATGGGGAAATATCCAGGCCGTACCTTGCTACGCCTGGCTGCGACCCTGGGTGGTCTTTGGCTGGCAAGCACGGCCCTGGGGCTGCTCTGGCCGAAGCCCGATCAAGTCGCCAAAGGCGATCCATCAGTGGACAAAGCAACCTCCCTAGCGCCGCTTCCCAAACAACCAATCATCATCTTGTTAGTGGGCATTGATTCGGACCAACTGAACGATCTCACAAACCAAGCTGCACCGATGGGTTCAGCCAATGCAGACAGCCTGATGCTCGTGAAGGTAGCGGCCAAGCAACCTGTTGAAGTGCTTCAGCTGCCTATTGAACTCGCTGTGACCCTGCCTGGAAGCAATGGGATGCAACCACTAGCGTCAAGTTACGGGCGGGGGGGGATTGCCCTTACCGCCGATGTGATTGCGGAAATCCTCGGCCTTAGAAAAGGACAACCCCATCGCTTTGTGGTGATCCCCCGCAAAGCGCTAAGAGTCCTTGTCGATGGACTCGGAGATGTGGAGGTCAACCTCAACGCGCCTTTTAAACACCAAGACAATGCCCAGAACTATTCGGTGGACCTGCAAGCAGGACGGCAGAGACTTAATGGAGGCCAGGTAGAACAACTGGTTCGCTACCGCGCTGGTCCTGAAGAAGAAAGCGGTCGGCGTCAAAGACAACAATGGATCCTGAACGGTCTGTCTAGACAATTGCGACAGCCAAACACCCTCGCAAAACTCCCCAAACTTCTGAAAGAGTTTTCAAAAGAAGTGCAAACCGATATAACCCCTCGTGAGTTGTTAAGCCTCACGGCAGCGGCTCTTAGCAACAATCAATTCCCAATCATCAGCGAATTACCTCTAGCCCCACGAGCCGGGGAACAAACCCTGCGGCAACTGAAAGCAAGCCACCCCATGCCGCTCTGGCCGCAGGGCAACTAA
- a CDS encoding ribose-phosphate pyrophosphokinase, protein MTSFLTAARTEQESISYDMQRLRLFSGTSNPALAREIAAYLGVPDGPRICKRFADGELYVQIQESIRGCDVFLIQPTCAPVNDNLMELLIMVDACQRASARQITAVVPYYGYARADRKTAGRESITAKLTANLLVKSGVNRVLAMDLHSAQIQGYFDIPCDHIYGSPVLVDYLAAQELNEVVVVSPDVGGVARARAFAKQMRDAPLAIIDKRRSGHNVAESLTVIGDVAGKTAILIDDMIDTGGTICSGARLLRQQGAKRVIACASHAVFSPPACERLSEEGLFEQVLVTNSIPIAAERHFPQLQVLSVANMLGEAIWRIHEESSVSSMFRG, encoded by the coding sequence GTGACGAGTTTTCTGACCGCAGCCCGTACCGAACAAGAGAGCATCAGCTATGACATGCAGCGTCTGCGCTTGTTCAGCGGCACCTCAAATCCAGCTCTTGCAAGAGAGATTGCGGCCTACCTAGGTGTTCCCGATGGTCCAAGGATCTGCAAACGGTTCGCAGATGGTGAGCTCTATGTACAAATCCAGGAATCGATCCGAGGTTGTGACGTCTTCCTGATTCAGCCCACCTGTGCGCCAGTGAACGACAATTTGATGGAGCTGCTGATCATGGTTGATGCCTGTCAGCGCGCCTCTGCCAGGCAGATCACTGCGGTAGTTCCCTACTACGGCTATGCAAGAGCCGACCGCAAAACGGCTGGTCGCGAGTCAATCACTGCCAAGCTCACCGCAAACCTACTGGTGAAATCTGGCGTGAACAGAGTCCTCGCCATGGATCTGCATTCCGCCCAAATCCAGGGCTACTTTGACATCCCTTGCGATCACATCTACGGCTCACCAGTCTTGGTTGATTACCTCGCAGCACAAGAACTTAACGAAGTCGTGGTGGTATCTCCAGATGTTGGAGGAGTCGCACGAGCCCGAGCCTTTGCGAAACAAATGAGGGATGCGCCACTGGCAATTATTGATAAGCGCCGATCAGGTCACAACGTTGCCGAAAGTCTCACAGTGATCGGCGATGTGGCTGGGAAAACAGCCATCCTGATCGACGATATGATCGACACTGGGGGAACAATTTGCTCAGGGGCTCGTCTTCTTCGACAACAAGGGGCTAAACGAGTTATTGCCTGTGCCTCCCATGCCGTGTTTTCGCCCCCCGCCTGCGAACGATTATCCGAAGAAGGCTTATTCGAACAAGTCTTGGTTACCAACAGCATTCCCATCGCTGCGGAACGACACTTCCCTCAATTGCAGGTACTTTCAGTGGCCAATATGCTTGGCGAAGCGATTTGGCGCATCCATGAGGAAAGCTCTGTGAGCTCAATGTTTAGAGGATGA
- the lipA gene encoding lipoyl synthase, whose translation MSSTHRPTQYSSILPAERLPEWLRRPIGSVSQLEQMQQLVKGNHLHTICEEGRCPNRGECYAAGTATFLLGGSICTRSCAFCQVMKGQSPQAIDPLEAERVADAVQQMGLRYVVLTSVARDDLPDHGVSIFTETMAAIRQRNPLIEIEVLTPDFWGGVADLAKALEAQRERLTQLLMAAPVCFNHNLETVERLQSKVRRGATYHHSLSLLAAARELAPNIPTKSGLMLGLGEEQEEVVQTLEDLRSVDCQRVTLGQYLRPSLAHIPVHRYWHPEDFKNLAEVACKLGFAQVRSGPLVRSSYHAGEE comes from the coding sequence ATGTCTTCCACCCATCGCCCAACCCAATACAGCTCCATTTTGCCTGCGGAGCGCCTTCCGGAATGGTTGCGGCGCCCCATCGGCAGCGTCTCCCAATTGGAGCAGATGCAGCAGCTGGTGAAGGGGAATCATCTTCACACCATTTGTGAGGAAGGGCGTTGTCCCAATCGCGGCGAGTGTTACGCAGCCGGTACAGCAACTTTTCTCCTAGGCGGATCGATCTGTACGCGTAGTTGTGCTTTTTGCCAGGTCATGAAAGGCCAATCTCCTCAGGCAATCGATCCACTCGAAGCAGAGCGAGTTGCAGATGCGGTGCAGCAGATGGGTCTTCGTTATGTGGTTCTTACTTCAGTAGCAAGGGATGATTTGCCCGACCATGGCGTCAGTATTTTTACTGAGACCATGGCGGCCATTCGCCAGCGCAATCCTCTTATTGAGATAGAAGTGCTGACGCCGGATTTTTGGGGCGGAGTCGCTGATCTGGCCAAGGCATTAGAGGCCCAGAGAGAACGACTCACGCAGTTGCTCATGGCTGCACCAGTTTGTTTCAACCACAACCTCGAAACCGTTGAAAGGCTTCAGAGCAAGGTTCGACGGGGAGCTACGTATCACCATTCTCTCAGTCTGCTGGCTGCAGCGCGGGAACTTGCTCCCAACATCCCTACTAAATCAGGCTTGATGTTGGGACTAGGAGAAGAGCAAGAAGAGGTGGTTCAGACTCTTGAGGATCTCCGTTCTGTTGACTGTCAACGGGTCACATTGGGTCAGTATCTGCGCCCTTCATTGGCACATATTCCGGTGCATCGTTATTGGCATCCTGAGGATTTCAAGAACTTGGCTGAAGTTGCTTGCAAGCTTGGATTTGCTCAGGTGCGTAGCGGGCCTCTAGTGCGTAGTAGTTATCACGCTGGTGAAGAATGA
- the recR gene encoding recombination mediator RecR, translating to MARLIDQFERLPGIGPRTAQRLALHLLRQPEDQIRAFADALLAARSQVGQCQTCFHLSAEPLCDICRDGKRCDQLLCVVADSRDLLALERTREYKGRYHVLGGLISPMDGIGPDMLQIPSLIQRVDRDGISEVILALTPSVEGDTTSLYLARLLKPFTQVSRIAYGLPVGSELEYADEVTLTRALEGRRAMQ from the coding sequence CTGGCTCGCTTGATCGACCAGTTCGAGCGTCTGCCTGGGATTGGGCCACGAACGGCCCAGAGACTTGCCCTGCATCTGTTGAGACAACCAGAAGATCAAATCCGCGCTTTTGCTGATGCACTCCTCGCGGCCCGTTCTCAAGTGGGTCAATGTCAGACCTGTTTTCATCTCAGCGCGGAGCCTCTTTGCGACATTTGCCGTGATGGCAAGCGATGCGATCAATTGCTTTGTGTGGTGGCTGATTCCCGAGATCTGTTAGCTCTCGAAAGAACCAGGGAATATAAGGGCCGTTACCACGTTCTCGGCGGACTGATCTCACCAATGGATGGTATCGGGCCGGACATGCTGCAGATCCCAAGCTTGATTCAACGCGTTGATCGTGATGGCATTAGCGAGGTCATTCTCGCTCTCACTCCCAGTGTGGAAGGTGACACCACTAGCCTTTATCTGGCACGGTTATTAAAGCCGTTTACTCAAGTGAGTCGAATCGCCTACGGCCTTCCTGTTGGTAGTGAGTTGGAGTATGCCGACGAAGTTACCCTGACTCGTGCGCTTGAAGGTCGTCGAGCTATGCAATAA
- the psbP gene encoding photosystem II reaction center PsbP, translating into MLELVRTISRVGFACALVMLLAACSGSYAGMNSFQSPDGRYAFLYPNGWSRVSMNGGPQVVFHDLINSDETLSLAVSKVDEKGDLQALGSPIAIGERLSREVIAPQGSGREAELVDANQREAGGHIFYDLEYTVHLEDRERHELATVVVDRGRLYTLAASTNEFRWNKVKGLFKEVITSFTFLI; encoded by the coding sequence ATGCTTGAACTTGTGCGAACCATTTCACGTGTGGGTTTCGCTTGTGCGCTTGTGATGTTGCTCGCTGCCTGCAGTGGTTCATATGCAGGCATGAACTCCTTCCAGAGCCCGGATGGTCGTTATGCATTCCTTTATCCCAATGGATGGAGCCGTGTGAGCATGAATGGAGGGCCTCAGGTGGTATTTCACGACTTAATCAACAGCGACGAAACACTAAGTTTGGCTGTTTCGAAAGTTGACGAAAAGGGAGATCTGCAAGCCCTAGGGAGTCCAATCGCAATTGGGGAACGTTTAAGCCGTGAAGTGATTGCACCTCAAGGCAGTGGGCGAGAGGCTGAGTTAGTAGACGCCAATCAGCGTGAAGCAGGAGGACACATCTTTTACGATTTGGAGTATACCGTTCATCTTGAAGATCGAGAACGTCATGAGCTAGCAACAGTGGTCGTTGATCGGGGGCGTTTATATACATTAGCAGCAAGCACTAACGAGTTTAGATGGAATAAAGTCAAGGGGCTGTTCAAAGAGGTAATCACATCATTTACATTCCTAATCTAA
- a CDS encoding LCP family protein, translating to MTPKHQGSSGWRSMTTAIGVGLIAGLFLSIPLSRSLTQKTAGTTIPLFPISNPFNAWQGFGNRDVVVLGMDAGRGNTDVIFTIRVTGGETRITQIPRDSYINSHSFGPMKVNALYAYGGIEAVKSELTRLMHRPISHHILVNLEGIRTIADLLGGIEVDVPKRLYYQDQSQGLYIDLQAGPQVLKGKDLEGFLRWRHDGEGDFGRLGRQQLVLKSLFSKLTRAENLIRLPALISAAGRNIKTDMGPLELGGLMTAMGTTELETTRLAATPFFSNGISYLDTEWPDAVEANGSSYRFLF from the coding sequence ATGACTCCCAAGCATCAAGGTAGTTCTGGTTGGCGTTCAATGACCACTGCCATTGGCGTGGGACTGATCGCAGGCCTGTTCCTTTCGATTCCACTCAGTCGATCACTCACGCAAAAGACTGCAGGCACAACCATTCCCCTTTTCCCGATTAGCAATCCCTTCAATGCCTGGCAGGGCTTTGGTAATCGTGATGTGGTGGTGCTCGGCATGGATGCAGGGCGTGGTAACACTGATGTGATCTTTACAATTCGAGTTACGGGGGGAGAAACAAGAATCACCCAGATTCCACGTGATAGTTATATCAATTCGCATAGTTTTGGGCCAATGAAAGTTAATGCTTTGTATGCATATGGTGGTATCGAGGCGGTAAAAAGTGAGTTGACTCGGCTGATGCATCGTCCCATTAGTCATCACATCCTTGTTAATCTTGAAGGAATCAGAACTATTGCAGACTTATTGGGAGGCATTGAGGTTGATGTGCCTAAGCGTCTTTATTACCAAGATCAATCCCAGGGTCTTTATATTGATCTTCAAGCTGGCCCTCAGGTCTTGAAAGGTAAAGATCTCGAGGGGTTTTTGCGTTGGCGCCATGATGGTGAAGGCGACTTTGGTCGTCTGGGTCGTCAACAACTAGTCCTCAAGAGTCTCTTTAGTAAGCTCACTCGAGCTGAGAATCTTATTCGACTGCCAGCATTGATAAGTGCTGCAGGCCGTAACATCAAGACAGATATGGGGCCTTTGGAGCTTGGAGGCTTAATGACAGCAATGGGTACTACTGAACTTGAAACAACGCGGCTAGCAGCTACGCCATTTTTTAGTAATGGCATCAGTTACCTAGACACTGAATGGCCAGATGCTGTGGAAGCCAATGGCTCAAGTTACCGATTCCTATTTTAA